A single genomic interval of Alistipes provencensis harbors:
- a CDS encoding DUF4890 domain-containing protein, which translates to MKKKIFAAAMALCLMAGTSAFAQQQNKPEAPKERPTAEQMAQRKTDRMTEQLKLNEAQAKQVYAINLAQVREMIAQREKMEAARKAEAEKMKSILTTEQFMQWSQMQKSQMRMQGQRGHGPQMHKGGKKNAECKGNCDKPRPEKDRKGKE; encoded by the coding sequence ATGAAAAAGAAGATTTTTGCGGCCGCCATGGCCCTCTGCCTGATGGCAGGAACGAGTGCTTTCGCACAACAGCAGAATAAGCCCGAGGCCCCGAAGGAGCGCCCGACGGCCGAGCAGATGGCTCAGCGCAAGACCGACAGGATGACCGAGCAACTGAAGCTCAACGAGGCGCAGGCCAAGCAGGTCTATGCCATCAACCTCGCGCAGGTCAGGGAGATGATCGCCCAGCGCGAGAAGATGGAGGCCGCCCGCAAGGCCGAGGCCGAAAAGATGAAGTCGATCCTGACGACCGAGCAGTTCATGCAGTGGTCGCAGATGCAGAAATCGCAAATGCGCATGCAGGGCCAGCGCGGTCACGGTCCGCAGATGCACAAGGGCGGCAAAAAGAACGCCGAATGCAAGGGTAACTGCGACAAGCCGCGTCCCGAAAAGGACAGAAAGGGAAAGGAGTGA
- a CDS encoding outer membrane beta-barrel protein: MKKILLTTLLTLFAAAAFAQRGSVTATVVNADTGESVAGAVLIVAPVKTPEKQQGFTSAFKGAVSIPSLAYGEYKLTVSFIGYNNLDTTFRVSAPKLSLGQLKLKPGVQIETVVKEAKALRTSQKGDTVSYNAGAFKVVADADVEGLLKKMPGITVTDGTVEAQGETVKKIFVDGKEFFGEDVTTAIKSLPAEAVDRVEVYNKLSDAAEFSGMDDGEGYKALNIVTRPGMRQGQFGKLYAGFGYDADTKTEDKFKYLAGGNANVFSGDSRISLIGLFNNVNQQNFSFEDILGVSGGGGGGRRGGVGQYMMRPQSGVATVNAFGINYSDSWGKRDQVTFQGSYFFNNTNTENRSTVEKWYEAPMRLDTLMTNGYSDTKGYNHRFNARLEWKISENQNLMVRPRFSYQSNDPWSRTTGWQYGAPADGGNGYSRTDNFSDALRHGYNVGTSAVYRAKLGKNGRTITLDGSFSYSDNTNNSNSWSNVLGTQPNRPAIDPETGAWDPTDYLQLRYLRNLAPSSSYSLRGSFTYTEPVAKYAQVSFQYRASYNSQERDKRSYITGDDFSIAGLAPDRSLSNSYESGYLTQSVGPGFRFSKERNTFVANVYYQRSALDGQIVRDDAEKIKHAYNNVTYFMMGQLNINRENSLRLFVSSYTDSPSITDLQSVYDVSDAQNISHGNPNLKPTYSHRVNFHYTNSNVEKGRTFMWMFSMNTTLDYTATHLYQNPDPITIDGKSYSPNFYSTTTNLDGYWQLRTHLSYGLPIGFLKSNFNVMAGVTYTKTPSMLGGNSIDPETGMISGGERNDTKNMGYDFRAVLGSNISENVDFTLSWNGTYNEATNSLNTDKSKNRYFNHSAQGNLKVVFPLGFTFTASAAYTQYIGFTNDYSEDYLLCNVWLGKKVFRNKRGEVMVGVNDLFNQNRAFSRSTGSGYTQNSTNSVIGRYYMVQFTYNLRRFGKKGSRNLKDYGVEPSGGTRRMGPGGPGGPPPGGFRGGPGGF; this comes from the coding sequence ATGAAAAAAATACTACTGACTACCCTGCTGACGCTCTTTGCGGCGGCGGCTTTCGCCCAGCGAGGCAGCGTGACGGCCACGGTCGTCAATGCCGATACCGGGGAGAGCGTCGCCGGAGCCGTACTGATCGTGGCGCCCGTCAAAACCCCGGAGAAGCAACAGGGCTTCACCTCGGCTTTCAAGGGCGCGGTTTCCATTCCGTCGCTCGCCTACGGCGAATACAAACTTACGGTGTCGTTCATCGGTTACAACAACCTCGACACGACGTTCCGGGTCTCCGCCCCGAAACTCAGCCTCGGCCAACTGAAACTCAAGCCGGGCGTGCAGATCGAGACCGTCGTCAAGGAGGCCAAGGCGTTGCGCACGTCACAGAAGGGCGACACGGTGAGCTATAACGCCGGAGCCTTCAAGGTCGTCGCCGACGCCGATGTCGAAGGGCTGCTGAAGAAGATGCCCGGCATCACCGTCACCGACGGTACGGTCGAGGCGCAGGGCGAGACGGTCAAGAAGATTTTCGTCGACGGCAAGGAGTTCTTCGGCGAGGACGTCACTACGGCCATCAAGTCGCTGCCGGCCGAGGCCGTCGACCGCGTGGAGGTCTACAACAAGCTCTCCGACGCCGCCGAGTTCTCGGGCATGGACGACGGCGAGGGCTATAAGGCGCTCAACATCGTCACCCGTCCGGGCATGCGTCAGGGTCAGTTCGGCAAGCTCTACGCCGGATTCGGCTACGACGCCGACACCAAGACCGAGGACAAGTTCAAATACCTCGCAGGCGGTAACGCCAACGTCTTCAGCGGCGACAGCCGCATTTCGCTGATCGGTCTGTTCAACAACGTCAACCAGCAGAATTTCTCGTTCGAGGACATTCTGGGTGTTTCGGGCGGCGGAGGCGGCGGACGCCGCGGCGGTGTGGGCCAGTACATGATGCGCCCGCAGAGCGGCGTGGCGACGGTCAACGCCTTCGGCATCAACTACTCCGACTCGTGGGGCAAGCGCGATCAGGTGACGTTCCAAGGCAGCTATTTCTTCAACAACACCAATACCGAGAACCGTTCGACGGTGGAGAAGTGGTACGAGGCCCCGATGCGTCTCGACACGTTGATGACCAACGGCTATTCCGACACGAAGGGCTACAACCACCGGTTCAACGCCCGTCTGGAGTGGAAAATCTCCGAGAACCAGAACCTGATGGTGCGTCCGCGTTTCAGCTACCAGTCCAACGATCCGTGGAGCCGCACGACCGGATGGCAGTACGGCGCCCCCGCGGACGGCGGCAACGGTTACAGCCGCACGGACAATTTCAGCGACGCCCTGCGCCACGGCTACAACGTGGGGACGAGCGCCGTCTACCGGGCCAAACTGGGCAAGAACGGCCGCACGATCACCCTCGACGGGTCGTTCAGCTACTCGGACAACACGAACAATTCCAATTCGTGGTCGAACGTCCTCGGCACCCAGCCGAATCGTCCGGCGATCGACCCGGAGACCGGTGCGTGGGACCCGACGGATTACCTCCAGTTGCGTTACCTGCGCAATCTGGCGCCGTCGTCGTCGTACAGCCTGCGGGGCAGCTTCACCTACACCGAGCCCGTGGCCAAATATGCGCAGGTGAGCTTCCAGTACCGTGCATCGTACAATTCGCAGGAGCGCGACAAGCGTTCCTACATCACGGGCGACGATTTCTCGATCGCGGGACTTGCTCCCGACCGCTCGCTTTCGAACTCCTACGAGAGCGGCTACCTGACGCAGAGCGTGGGCCCCGGCTTCCGCTTCTCGAAGGAGCGCAACACCTTCGTGGCCAATGTCTACTACCAGCGTTCGGCCCTCGACGGACAGATCGTGCGTGACGATGCCGAGAAGATCAAACACGCCTACAACAACGTGACCTATTTCATGATGGGCCAACTGAACATCAACCGCGAGAATTCGCTGCGGCTCTTCGTTTCGTCCTACACCGACAGCCCGTCGATCACCGACCTGCAGAGCGTCTACGACGTCTCCGACGCCCAGAACATCAGCCATGGTAACCCCAACCTGAAACCGACCTACTCGCACCGGGTGAATTTCCACTACACCAACTCCAACGTCGAGAAGGGCCGGACTTTCATGTGGATGTTCTCGATGAACACGACGCTGGATTATACGGCTACGCATCTGTACCAGAACCCCGATCCCATCACCATCGACGGGAAGTCCTATTCGCCCAATTTCTATTCGACGACCACCAATCTCGACGGCTACTGGCAGTTGCGGACCCACCTGAGCTACGGACTGCCGATCGGGTTCCTCAAATCGAACTTCAATGTCATGGCGGGCGTCACCTACACCAAGACCCCCAGCATGCTGGGCGGTAACTCGATCGACCCTGAGACGGGTATGATCTCGGGCGGCGAGCGCAACGACACCAAGAACATGGGTTACGACTTCCGGGCCGTGCTGGGCAGCAACATTTCGGAGAATGTCGACTTCACCCTCTCGTGGAACGGCACCTACAACGAGGCGACCAACTCGCTGAACACCGACAAGTCGAAGAACCGCTATTTCAACCACTCGGCGCAGGGCAACCTGAAAGTGGTCTTCCCGCTGGGCTTCACCTTCACGGCGAGCGCGGCCTACACGCAGTACATCGGCTTCACGAACGATTACTCGGAGGATTACCTCCTGTGCAACGTCTGGCTGGGTAAAAAGGTCTTCAGAAACAAGCGCGGCGAGGTGATGGTCGGGGTCAACGACCTCTTCAACCAGAACCGGGCCTTCTCGCGCTCGACGGGTTCGGGCTATACGCAGAACTCCACCAACAGCGTCATCGGACGCTACTACATGGTGCAGTTCACCTACAACCTGCGCCGTTTCGGCAAGAAGGGTTCGCGCAACCTCAAGGATTACGGCGTGGAGCCGTCCGGCGGCACTCGCCGCATGGGTCCCGGCGGCCCGGGCGGACCTCCCCCGGGAGGCTTCCGCGGAGGCCCCGGAGGATTCTAA